A stretch of Carnobacterium iners DNA encodes these proteins:
- a CDS encoding flavin reductase family protein codes for MAKLKIDFDTIDEASRMKLVKGSIIPRPIAWITSSNENGSINLAPFSYFNVISPTLVIVSFQRNGEQQKDTFVNISREREAVIHIVDESLISAMDISSTPLARNKSELELTDLNLSPSMKVKTPGIKEALIRFEVVLEESLTLKDYDKNKEEADLVILRVIASVIDETVYDLKQGYVLSEVLRPVARLGGTDYAGIQSLPFKRNF; via the coding sequence ATGGCTAAATTAAAAATAGACTTTGATACGATTGATGAAGCAAGTAGAATGAAACTTGTTAAAGGCAGTATTATTCCACGTCCAATTGCTTGGATAACGAGTTCAAATGAAAATGGTAGTATTAACTTGGCGCCTTTTAGTTACTTTAATGTTATTTCACCAACGCTAGTCATTGTGTCATTTCAAAGAAATGGCGAACAACAAAAAGATACTTTTGTGAATATTTCTAGAGAAAGAGAAGCGGTAATTCATATAGTGGATGAATCTCTTATCAGTGCAATGGATATTTCTTCTACACCACTAGCAAGAAATAAAAGTGAATTAGAATTAACTGATTTAAATTTGAGTCCAAGTATGAAAGTTAAGACGCCTGGTATAAAAGAGGCTCTAATACGTTTCGAAGTTGTTTTAGAAGAGTCCTTGACTCTGAAAGATTACGATAAAAATAAAGAAGAGGCCGATCTGGTTATTTTACGAGTAATTGCTTCTGTTATAGATGAAACAGTCTACGATTTGAAACAAGGTTATGTATTATCTGAGGTCTTACGTCCAGTAGCCCGTTTAGGTGGAACAGATTACGCGGGGATACAATCTCTCCCTTTTAAACGTAATTTTTAA
- the gpmA gene encoding 2,3-diphosphoglycerate-dependent phosphoglycerate mutase, whose product MKRIVFVRHGQSEWNALNKFTGWMDVDLSEVGLKEAHEAGRKIKEAGIEFDMAFTSVLKRTIKTCQIVLEDSDQLWVPEIKSWRLNERHYGALQGLNKKTTTDKYGVEQVQMWRRSYDTLPPLLKPDDSNSALKDRRYANLQKRVVPMGENLETTLERVIPFWEDQIAPAILDTKTVLVAAHGNSLRALAKYIEEISDEDIMKLEIPTGQPLVYELNDELAVIKKYYL is encoded by the coding sequence GTGAAAAGAATTGTATTTGTTCGTCATGGACAAAGTGAATGGAATGCATTAAACAAATTTACTGGCTGGATGGATGTTGACTTGAGTGAGGTAGGGTTAAAAGAAGCTCATGAAGCAGGTAGAAAGATTAAGGAGGCGGGAATTGAGTTTGACATGGCTTTCACGTCTGTTTTAAAAAGGACAATTAAAACCTGTCAGATTGTGTTAGAAGATTCTGATCAACTTTGGGTTCCAGAAATAAAATCGTGGCGCTTGAATGAACGCCACTATGGGGCTTTACAAGGATTGAATAAAAAAACCACTACAGATAAGTATGGTGTCGAACAAGTCCAAATGTGGCGCCGTTCATACGATACGTTGCCACCATTATTAAAACCAGACGATTCTAATTCAGCACTAAAAGATCGCCGTTATGCTAATTTACAAAAAAGAGTGGTTCCGATGGGTGAAAACTTAGAAACAACTCTAGAACGGGTCATTCCTTTTTGGGAAGATCAGATTGCGCCAGCTATATTGGATACTAAGACAGTACTCGTAGCCGCCCATGGGAATTCACTGCGTGCATTAGCTAAATACATTGAAGAAATTTCTGACGAAGATATTATGAAGTTGGAAATACCAACTGGTCAACCATTAGTTTACGAATTAAATGATGAATTAGCTGTTATTAAAAAATATTATCTGTAA
- the ndk gene encoding nucleoside-diphosphate kinase — MNEKTLILLKPDAVERNLIGKILSEYERNGLTINDMKYMTASKEITETHYAEHKGKPFFNRLVCYLTRSPIVAVVVAGDNAVSRVRALNGTTNPADSGDNTIRALYGISLSENTVHSSDSVESAKRERAIWFN; from the coding sequence ATGAACGAAAAAACGTTAATATTACTAAAGCCAGATGCAGTAGAAAGAAATTTGATTGGGAAAATCCTTTCAGAATATGAAAGAAATGGTTTGACTATTAACGATATGAAATATATGACTGCTTCTAAAGAAATTACAGAAACACATTATGCCGAGCATAAGGGCAAACCGTTTTTTAATCGTTTAGTTTGTTATTTAACAAGAAGTCCAATAGTTGCTGTTGTAGTAGCAGGCGATAATGCTGTTAGCCGCGTTCGAGCATTGAACGGAACAACTAATCCAGCAGACTCTGGAGACAACACTATCCGTGCTCTTTATGGTATCAGCTTATCCGAGAACACAGTCCATTCATCCGATTCAGTAGAAAGTGCCAAAAGAGAACGCGCTATTTGGTTTAACTAA
- a CDS encoding MarR family winged helix-turn-helix transcriptional regulator, producing the protein MKNELKSLIILFKAYNSIEKDVKHSLANTGINVNEFTAMEALYVKGSLTTQELIDTVLIPNSSMTYVLEILNKKAYIIKNKKESDKRIQIITLTVLGTKVFKEIYEKHFSYMRSIFDVLNKEEEQQLQYLLKKLGKKSGDKG; encoded by the coding sequence ATGAAAAATGAGCTGAAAAGTTTAATTATCTTATTCAAAGCTTATAATAGTATTGAAAAAGATGTAAAACACTCGCTTGCTAATACGGGAATCAATGTAAATGAATTTACAGCTATGGAAGCCTTGTATGTAAAAGGCTCCCTAACAACTCAAGAGCTTATTGATACAGTTTTAATACCTAATAGCAGTATGACCTATGTCTTAGAAATATTAAATAAAAAAGCTTATATTATAAAAAATAAAAAAGAGTCAGATAAGAGAATTCAAATTATTACGCTGACGGTACTTGGTACAAAAGTATTTAAAGAAATATACGAAAAGCATTTTTCTTATATGCGTTCAATTTTTGATGTATTAAATAAAGAAGAAGAACAACAGCTGCAATATTTGTTGAAAAAACTAGGTAAAAAGTCAGGTGATAAAGGATGA
- a CDS encoding alpha/beta hydrolase, translating to MMQQVIAVGTNNHTIISLHGTGGTATSLFELAHILDPKATKIGFQGEVNENGMNRYFARYPDGSFDLPGLDEATQNLYDSVIEIAGKVGLEKNNLTIIGYSNGANLAKNLLKNFSDLPISTLLLFHPSPINSDKKFKRQSGVNVLMTSGKNDSYISESQFKELETSMLAALINVETYTHDQGHQLTQEEIEQAKSFLLQKNGGF from the coding sequence ATGATGCAACAAGTAATTGCTGTAGGAACAAACAACCATACTATTATTTCACTTCACGGAACAGGCGGAACAGCTACAAGCTTATTTGAACTAGCTCATATCCTTGATCCTAAAGCTACAAAAATAGGCTTTCAAGGAGAAGTGAATGAAAATGGAATGAATCGTTACTTTGCGCGCTACCCAGATGGTAGTTTTGACCTTCCAGGCTTAGATGAAGCAACTCAAAATCTTTATGATTCAGTTATTGAGATAGCTGGGAAAGTTGGTCTAGAGAAGAATAACTTAACTATTATCGGTTATTCTAATGGAGCAAATCTCGCAAAGAATCTGTTGAAAAATTTTAGTGACTTGCCAATTTCGACTCTTCTTTTATTTCATCCTTCTCCGATCAATTCTGATAAGAAATTTAAGAGACAATCAGGAGTAAACGTTTTAATGACTTCCGGAAAGAATGATTCTTATATTAGTGAAAGCCAATTTAAAGAGCTTGAAACAAGTATGTTAGCTGCTCTAATAAATGTAGAAACCTATACTCATGACCAAGGACATCAACTAACTCAAGAAGAAATAGAACAGGCAAAGAGCTTTCTTTTGCAAAAAAATGGAGGGTTTTAA
- the uvsE gene encoding UV DNA damage repair endonuclease UvsE encodes MKIGYACLTVGVYNTNFKTCTLKSATPEHLSILIKHNLDTLDRILDYNIKMGITHFRISSDIIPFGSSPINTLSWDTLFKEEFHSIAKKLKKQSIRVSMHPGQYTVLNSPNKDIVKRAVEDLAYHTRFLTALETAKSSKIILHIGGVYGDKEAAIARFEKNYALLSQDIKDRLIIENDDKSYHIGDVLAIGMNNRIPVVYDNLHNQVLPFDVSKDDRHFITLANQTWSVEDGIQKIHYSQGANLKRAGSHSKTIDLAVFDIFLKSIPNVDIMLEVKDKNLSAIKAANLTSENKKTSNLEQEWAKYKYTILEHNPTLYKEIQVLLEDKKAYPVIEFYSLIDRAMATEPNEGTRLNAISHVWGYFKEIATEKERKKYESYLESFKKGTYSINAVKGLLLKMAIKYNNDYLLTSYYLHF; translated from the coding sequence ATGAAAATTGGTTACGCATGCTTAACTGTTGGTGTATACAATACAAACTTTAAAACGTGTACTCTCAAATCTGCAACTCCAGAGCATTTATCAATACTTATTAAACACAACTTAGATACTTTAGATCGAATTCTTGATTACAATATTAAGATGGGTATTACCCATTTTAGGATTAGTTCGGATATCATTCCTTTTGGTTCAAGCCCGATAAATACTCTTTCCTGGGATACTCTTTTTAAAGAGGAATTTCATTCCATTGCTAAAAAATTAAAAAAACAGTCTATCAGAGTATCCATGCATCCAGGACAGTATACTGTTTTGAATTCACCAAATAAAGATATCGTTAAAAGAGCCGTAGAAGATCTTGCTTACCATACTCGTTTTTTAACTGCACTAGAAACAGCTAAATCTAGTAAAATTATCCTTCATATTGGAGGTGTATACGGAGACAAAGAAGCTGCCATAGCGAGATTCGAAAAAAATTATGCTCTTTTAAGTCAGGATATAAAAGATCGGTTAATTATTGAAAATGATGATAAATCGTATCATATAGGCGATGTTCTAGCTATTGGAATGAATAATCGTATTCCAGTTGTCTACGATAACTTGCATAACCAAGTTCTTCCATTTGATGTTTCTAAAGATGACCGTCATTTTATTACTTTAGCCAATCAAACTTGGTCAGTTGAAGATGGTATCCAAAAAATTCACTACTCGCAAGGTGCCAACTTGAAAAGAGCAGGAAGTCACTCTAAAACGATTGATCTAGCTGTCTTTGATATCTTCCTAAAAAGTATTCCCAATGTAGATATTATGTTAGAAGTAAAAGATAAGAATCTATCAGCTATCAAAGCTGCTAATTTAACTTCTGAAAACAAAAAAACCTCAAACTTAGAACAAGAATGGGCTAAATACAAATACACTATTTTAGAACACAATCCAACTTTATATAAAGAGATTCAAGTTCTTTTGGAAGATAAAAAAGCTTATCCTGTAATTGAATTCTATTCCTTAATCGATCGAGCTATGGCTACAGAGCCAAACGAGGGTACCCGATTAAATGCTATTTCACATGTATGGGGATACTTTAAAGAAATTGCTACAGAAAAAGAGCGTAAAAAATATGAATCTTATCTTGAATCTTTCAAAAAAGGAACCTACTCCATTAATGCAGTTAAAGGGTTGCTCTTAAAAATGGCCATCAAGTACAATAATGACTATTTATTAACCAGTTATTACCTTCATTTTTAA
- a CDS encoding dihydrolipoyl dehydrogenase family protein has protein sequence MEKNFDVIVIGSGVGGMAVAKGLAARKKIAIVENDLWGGTCPNRGCDPKKVLYSVVEAKDAVTQLTGKGFSVTPQVHWPELMSFKESIINPMSKGLKKSMDSSGIETIAGKATFINKQTIQVNEDTLTADKIIIATGARPAILSIKGKEHLLTSTDFLSLSEMPKKVTFIGGGYIAFELATIANAAGAEVHIIHHNKRPLKEFESELVNEIVHQLESKGVIFHFDTDTTKIEKSGESFILQAENNFTLATDLVFCATGRIPNIEELNLDKAEVAYDKKGIQTNDYLQTSNENIFACGDVLSKSAGKLTPVASFEGAYLTNYLTGKTTEKINYPYIPTVIYSNPKVAQIGITTEQASKQEEKYTVSSIDATSWFSYHRTNEPVSKIKIVTNRETGLVAGATCLNGKADELINYISLLMDQKMTKKETEQLIMAYPTVASDLSSIYK, from the coding sequence ATGGAAAAAAACTTTGATGTTATTGTTATTGGTAGTGGCGTTGGAGGTATGGCAGTAGCAAAGGGCTTAGCAGCTCGGAAAAAAATAGCGATTGTAGAAAACGATTTATGGGGTGGAACTTGTCCTAACAGAGGTTGCGATCCTAAGAAAGTTTTGTATTCAGTCGTTGAAGCAAAAGATGCAGTTACCCAATTAACGGGGAAAGGTTTTTCTGTCACACCTCAAGTTCACTGGCCAGAATTAATGTCATTCAAAGAAAGCATCATTAATCCGATGTCAAAAGGATTAAAAAAAAGTATGGATTCATCAGGAATCGAAACCATTGCGGGAAAAGCAACTTTTATTAATAAGCAAACGATTCAAGTAAATGAAGATACCTTAACTGCTGATAAGATTATTATAGCGACAGGAGCAAGACCAGCGATACTGTCAATTAAGGGGAAAGAACATTTATTAACCAGTACTGATTTCTTATCTTTATCTGAGATGCCTAAAAAAGTAACATTTATTGGAGGAGGCTATATTGCATTTGAATTGGCAACAATTGCGAATGCTGCTGGTGCAGAAGTTCATATCATTCATCACAATAAGCGTCCTTTAAAAGAATTTGAATCAGAGCTTGTTAATGAAATCGTTCATCAATTAGAATCAAAAGGAGTCATTTTTCATTTTGATACCGATACGACAAAAATTGAAAAGAGTGGAGAATCATTTATTTTACAAGCTGAAAATAATTTTACATTAGCGACCGATTTAGTCTTTTGTGCCACTGGACGTATTCCTAATATTGAAGAGTTAAACCTTGATAAAGCAGAAGTAGCTTACGATAAAAAAGGGATTCAAACCAATGATTATCTTCAAACGAGTAATGAGAATATTTTTGCATGTGGAGACGTGTTATCAAAAAGTGCAGGGAAATTGACTCCTGTAGCAAGTTTTGAAGGGGCTTATTTAACCAACTATCTAACTGGAAAGACAACTGAAAAAATAAACTACCCTTACATTCCAACGGTTATTTACTCTAATCCTAAAGTAGCTCAAATAGGCATAACGACTGAACAAGCATCTAAACAAGAAGAGAAGTATACCGTCTCTTCAATAGATGCTACTTCTTGGTTTAGTTACCATCGGACAAACGAGCCTGTCTCAAAAATAAAGATAGTTACGAATCGTGAAACAGGTCTGGTCGCTGGAGCAACTTGTTTGAACGGAAAAGCCGATGAATTAATCAATTACATCAGTCTATTAATGGATCAAAAAATGACGAAAAAAGAGACTGAACAGTTGATAATGGCTTACCCAACAGTTGCTAGCGATTTAAGTTCTATTTACAAATAA